GTGAGCAGcagggaaagcagaagacgtGGAGAGACTACAGCTCCCGCACTAAAAACCGAGTCTGCACTCATCAGTAAGGAACACAGGGATGCTCTTGGGGATTTCGGCGTGCGGTTGTGGTATGTGTGGATGGTGGCAGTACATCAGTACCGCCCCTGCAGATCGACTGGACGTTTTGAAGACGCAAGAGGACCTGGATGAGGAACTCATTCGTCGACATGCAAGTGAAACGGGGATTTGCCCCATACGATACGAACTTCTCCTTCAGTGCTTCGGTAAACCTGACCGAAAAATCGTATTCCCCTCATCCGAGACGCACGGCTGGGAGCAACGCTGAGCAAGAACAATAAGCTATGCCTCGCAACAACGTTAACGTTCAGTTGTTTATCATTCTTTGCAGCTGTTGGTAGGCTTATTATTCCGTTGGGGAAGCAAGATTCATCATAAAAAAAACGTGGGACCACGAAGCCCCTTTGGACTCTTATAGGGACACTCTCTTCTTGTGGAACACTTGTCGCTGACTGCATCGAGCGTTTGAACATCGCAACAAAATCCGCTACACTTGGCGTGGAATGAAAGCCCGACGACAAGACTTTTTCCTGGTTTTACAGATGAATTGATACGTCATGTCGCCATTCAAGGCCCCGAAAGGGCTTTGCTGTTGCTTCGGTGAGGATTTCACACCCATTATCTGTCCGAGCATGTAGGATCAATGTTCTGGTCCCCTGTAtggaaacacagaagccTAGATAGGACAAACGTCCTCTTCCAGATACAGTAGCGAAGCTCAGACCCTTTCGAGGAGATGCCCAGAAGTGTCGGCTAGCACTTTCCTAGGAGTGGGGAAGACTGAAACATTTACTATATACATCGATTTTCTTGTTAAACTGCATTCTTAATTGAATTCGTTTTGTTCTTGGTGCTGCGCCGTTTGCGTTGGCCGGTAGACTCAAGGAGGAAGCGCGTGTGACAATAGCAGCTTACGAAGCGCTTTCGGAGGCATGTGTCAACTTCTCGTCCCGCAAGCAACTCCAGAGCGAAATCGCTGTAGGAGACCGCGAACAACGAGTAAGGGATGGTAGAACTGAGCAGGCAACGTGTGACAGCATGGCATCATACGCGCAGTGTCTTCGACTTACGGAACGCACCCATCTTGCGACGAAACTTGAAAGGCGctcttcatttctctctctggctgcTTCGGCAGATCGCCGTTCTTGAAGAGGAGAATTCGCGTCTACGGGCCAAGGTTGCCAGTCTCAAGCGGCAAGCAGAGGCTGTCGAAGCGTGAGTTCCGCAATGTCTCCTGTTTGTCATTTGCCGATACCAGGCAGAGGAATTTTATGGAGCATGTGACCTTTCGATTAAATGTCAAAGCATGTTTACATTCGAATGGAGGCAGAAACGTGTGTTGTATTATCTGGGGTTGCTCTAACACCTCTAGAACACTCAGATTTTTGTGAGAATCAAGTCCAGCAGCTGATGCTAGTGCGCGCGCGGACTCCATCCGAGGTGACGAGACGTAACACGACTGAGTGTTTTGTAAATATGTCGGCATGCAGGTCAACGTGTATCGTTTTGGTGCATGCATACTTGTGTAAGTCGATGGACATCAGGATACTCTTTATGCGTACGTGTACCTAGTCACTGCATTTGATTTGatacagaagagaagcaacaaGATTACAGGTCCTACGAGCCAAACATCAGGCTGAGGTGAGCATGCGACGCCTCATCGCTGCAGTTCACCGGCTGGCAGTGTCGGTTGCAGCAGGCGAAATCGTGTAACACTTCGTTTTTAGAAAGTCTCGCAAACTTTTCGATCGGAAACGAACAGGTAATGATCCCTGCGTGCCTGCATTCGAATTCCCTTTATTCTGCCGTTTAGTCCCCAATGTACCGAATGTGGCCGACTGACTGCCGAAGGAAAATTTTCTGTTCACTCGTCCTTTTCATTTACGTGTTGTGTGCTCCTACTCTTTTTCCCCTGGATCCTGCGTAATCCGTCTCTTCAACGCCGATGTTGCTTATCGCAGTTTGCTCCACAACGTGTTGCTGTTGCCTCCCGCTGGTTTGTGGCCCGATACTGCAGATTGAATTCCTCAATCAACAACTGGCATTTCAAGAAAACATCTTGCTGAACACACAGAACAGTAACGGGAAAACGACCGCCGACCAGCAGCAGCAACAAAAGAAGAGGATTTGAGAG
This genomic interval from Toxoplasma gondii ME49 chromosome VIIb, whole genome shotgun sequence contains the following:
- a CDS encoding axonemal dynein light chain p33, putative (encoded by transcript TGME49_258880), which encodes MFPLLSPDSASETCQPKRSTEAASTMIYDSPPRPTLVRYCQPEASPAPPAVKPQPWRNTNSTTYLDVGDGSNGSSVARQLEKTFNESPQGGPSVEVVLNKLFPPLQWVDGDTLFTQYISTAPADRLDVLKTQEDLDEELIRRHASETGICPIRYELLLQCFDELIRHVAIQGPERALLLLRLKEEARVTIAAYEALSEACVNFSSRKQLQSEIAVGDREQRIAVLEEENSRLRAKVASLKRQAEAVEAREATRLQVLRAKHQAEIEFLNQQLAFQENILLNTQNSNGKTTADQQQQQKKRI